The Chionomys nivalis chromosome 20, mChiNiv1.1, whole genome shotgun sequence genome includes a region encoding these proteins:
- the Golga7 gene encoding golgin subfamily A member 7 isoform X2, producing MRPQQAPVSGKVFIQRDYSSGTRCQFQTKFPAELENRIDRQQFEETVRTLNNLYAEAEKLGGQSYLEGCLACLTAYTIFLCMETHYEKVLKKVSKYIQEQNEKIYAPQGLLLTDPIERGLRVFRLKSPFMKTEV from the exons ATGAGGCCGCAGCAAGCGCCGGTGTCCGGGAAGGTGTTCATTCAACGAGACTACAGCAGCGGCACACGCTGCCAGTTCCAGACCAAGTTCCCCGCGGAGCTGGAGAACAGG ATTGATAGACAGCAGTTTGAAGAAACAGTTCGAACTCTAAATAACCTTTACGCAGAAGCAGAGAAGCTTGGGGGGCAGTCATATCTTGAAGGCTGTTTGGCTTGTTTAACAGCATATACCATCTTCTTATGCATGGAAACTCATTATGAGAAG GTCCTGAAGAAAGTCTCCAAATACATTCAGGAACAGAATGAGAAGATATATGCTCCCCAAGGCCTCCTCCTAACAGACCCCATTGAGAGAGGACTCCGAGTT TTCAGATTGAAATCACCATTTATGAAGACAGAGGTGTGA
- the Golga7 gene encoding golgin subfamily A member 7 isoform X1 has product MRPQQAPVSGKVFIQRDYSSGTRCQFQTKFPAELENRIDRQQFEETVRTLNNLYAEAEKLGGQSYLEGCLACLTAYTIFLCMETHYEKVLKKVSKYIQEQNEKIYAPQGLLLTDPIERGLRVIEITIYEDRGVSSGR; this is encoded by the exons ATGAGGCCGCAGCAAGCGCCGGTGTCCGGGAAGGTGTTCATTCAACGAGACTACAGCAGCGGCACACGCTGCCAGTTCCAGACCAAGTTCCCCGCGGAGCTGGAGAACAGG ATTGATAGACAGCAGTTTGAAGAAACAGTTCGAACTCTAAATAACCTTTACGCAGAAGCAGAGAAGCTTGGGGGGCAGTCATATCTTGAAGGCTGTTTGGCTTGTTTAACAGCATATACCATCTTCTTATGCATGGAAACTCATTATGAGAAG GTCCTGAAGAAAGTCTCCAAATACATTCAGGAACAGAATGAGAAGATATATGCTCCCCAAGGCCTCCTCCTAACAGACCCCATTGAGAGAGGACTCCGAGTT ATTGAAATCACCATTTATGAAGACAGAGGTGTGAGCAGTGGAAGATAA